A DNA window from Enterobacter cloacae subsp. cloacae ATCC 13047 contains the following coding sequences:
- a CDS encoding multidrug ABC transporter permease/ATP-binding protein has translation MQLLLLVWRQYRWPFIAVMALSLASAALGIGLIAFINLRLIEMVDTSLSVLPEFLGLLLLLMAVTLGSQLALTALGHHFVFRLRSEFIKRILDTQVERVEQLGSASLLAGLTSDVRAITIAFVRLPELVQGIILTVGSAAYLAWLSSKMLAVTALWITITIWGGFLLVSRVYKHMAVLRETEDKLYNDYQTVLEGRKELTLNRERAEHIFNNLYIPDAREYRHHIIRADTFHLSAVNWSNIMMLGAIGLVFWMANSLGWADTNVAATYSLTLLFLRTPLLSAVGALPTLLSAQVAFNKLKKFDLAPFKAEFPRPQAFPNWQTLELRNVTFRYQDNTFSVGPVNLTIHRGELLFLIGGNGSGKSTLAMLLTGLYQPQSGDILLDGRALSAEKPEDYRKLFSAVFTDVWLFDQLLGPEGQQANPALVEKWLAHLQMSHKLELQDGKILNLKLSKGQKKRVALLLALAEERDIILLDEWAADQDPHFRREFYQVLLPLMQAMGKTIFAISHDDHYFIHADRLLEMRDGKLSELTGEERDAASRDAVARTA, from the coding sequence ATGCAACTACTTCTTCTTGTCTGGCGTCAGTATCGCTGGCCCTTTATTGCGGTAATGGCGCTAAGCCTTGCCAGCGCCGCATTAGGTATTGGTCTTATCGCCTTCATCAACCTGCGTTTGATCGAAATGGTCGACACCTCGCTGTCCGTTCTGCCGGAATTTCTGGGGCTATTATTGCTGCTGATGGCGGTCACGCTGGGTTCCCAGCTGGCGCTGACGGCCCTCGGGCATCATTTCGTCTTCCGCCTGCGCAGCGAGTTTATCAAGCGGATCCTGGATACCCAGGTGGAGCGCGTCGAGCAGCTCGGCAGTGCCTCTTTGCTGGCGGGACTGACCAGCGACGTGCGCGCCATCACCATTGCGTTTGTCCGTCTGCCGGAGCTGGTGCAGGGCATTATCCTGACCGTTGGCTCGGCGGCCTATCTCGCCTGGCTCTCCAGCAAGATGCTGGCCGTTACGGCACTGTGGATTACTATCACCATCTGGGGCGGTTTTCTGCTGGTTTCCCGCGTCTACAAACACATGGCGGTACTGCGTGAAACCGAGGACAAACTCTATAACGATTACCAGACGGTACTGGAAGGGCGTAAAGAGCTGACCCTTAACCGCGAGCGTGCCGAGCATATCTTCAACAACCTCTACATCCCGGACGCGCGTGAATACCGGCACCATATTATCCGTGCCGATACCTTCCACCTGAGCGCGGTTAACTGGTCGAACATTATGATGCTGGGCGCGATTGGCCTGGTCTTCTGGATGGCCAACAGCCTGGGCTGGGCCGATACCAATGTAGCGGCAACTTACTCCCTGACCCTGCTGTTTTTGCGCACACCGCTGCTCTCTGCCGTCGGTGCATTGCCCACCTTGCTGAGCGCGCAGGTGGCGTTTAATAAGCTCAAAAAGTTCGACCTTGCGCCGTTCAAAGCCGAGTTCCCGCGCCCTCAGGCCTTCCCGAACTGGCAAACGCTGGAACTGCGTAACGTCACATTCCGCTACCAGGACAACACCTTTTCCGTGGGGCCGGTCAATCTGACGATTCATCGCGGCGAACTGCTGTTTCTCATTGGCGGTAACGGCAGCGGGAAATCGACGCTGGCGATGTTGCTGACGGGGTTATATCAGCCGCAATCGGGTGACATTCTGCTGGATGGCCGCGCGCTCAGCGCAGAGAAGCCTGAGGATTATCGCAAGCTGTTCTCGGCGGTATTCACCGATGTCTGGCTCTTCGACCAGCTGCTGGGGCCGGAAGGGCAACAGGCTAACCCGGCGCTGGTGGAGAAGTGGCTGGCGCATCTGCAGATGTCGCACAAGCTTGAGCTGCAGGACGGCAAGATCCTCAACCTGAAGCTCTCGAAAGGCCAGAAAAAGCGCGTGGCGCTGCTGCTGGCCCTGGCGGAAGAGCGCGACATCATCCTGCTGGACGAATGGGCAGCGGATCAGGACCCGCATTTCCGCCGCGAGTTCTACCAGGTGCTGCTGCCGCTGATGCAGGCGATGGGCAAAACCATCTTTGCCATCAGCCATGACGATCACTACTTCATTCACGCCGACCGGCTGCTGGAGATGCGTGACGGCAAGCTGAGCGAACTGACCGGTGAAGAGCGCGATGCGGCGTCTCGCGATGCGGTGGCGCGCACGGCCTGA
- the alkB gene encoding DNA oxidative demethylase AlkB, which translates to MLDLFADAEPWQEPLAPGAVILRRFALSRASALLAGIQDVAAVSPFRHMVTPGGYTMSVAMTNCGTAGWATNERGYLYAPDDPVTGKPWPPMPAVFQALCHDAAVEATYPDFQPDACLINRYGVGAKLSLHQDKDEPDLRAPIVSVSLGLPAIFQFGGLRRNDPLQRLMLEHGDVVVWGRESRLYYHGIQPLKPGVHPQTGEFRFNLTFRQTAPGKQK; encoded by the coding sequence ATGCTCGATCTCTTTGCGGATGCAGAACCCTGGCAGGAGCCGCTAGCGCCTGGCGCGGTGATCCTGCGCCGGTTTGCACTCTCCCGGGCCTCGGCGCTGCTGGCCGGGATCCAGGACGTCGCGGCCGTTTCGCCATTCCGACATATGGTGACGCCTGGCGGCTACACCATGTCGGTGGCGATGACCAACTGCGGTACGGCAGGATGGGCAACCAACGAACGGGGCTATCTCTATGCCCCGGACGATCCCGTCACCGGCAAGCCCTGGCCGCCCATGCCTGCGGTTTTTCAGGCGCTCTGCCATGATGCCGCCGTCGAGGCCACCTATCCCGATTTTCAACCGGATGCCTGTCTTATCAACCGCTATGGCGTTGGGGCGAAACTCTCGCTGCATCAGGATAAAGATGAACCCGATCTGCGTGCACCGATCGTCTCGGTATCCCTGGGTCTGCCCGCCATATTCCAGTTCGGCGGATTACGCCGCAACGATCCTCTCCAGCGTCTGATGCTGGAGCATGGGGATGTGGTGGTGTGGGGCAGGGAGTCGCGGCTCTATTACCACGGCATTCAGCCACTGAAGCCTGGCGTCCATCCGCAGACGGGCGAGTTCCGCTTTAACCTGACTTTCCGCCAGACCGCGCCAGGCAAACAAAAATAA
- the ada gene encoding bifunctional DNA-binding transcriptional regulator/O6-methylguanine-DNA methyltransferase Ada translates to MKNPTYMTDEDRWQAVLARDQRADEQFVFAVLTTGIVCRPSCRARHALRKNVHFYPDVHHAVQAGFRPCKRCRPDKRDPQEEKLAKVERACRLLEQDPALTLEMLAQQVAMSPFHFHRLFKSVTGMTPKAWQQAARGQRLRNALAHGDKITDAVLAAGFPDSSSYYRKANDALGMTAKQYRKGDVAVRYAISECALGRCLVGESERGICAILLGDDDAKVTQEILSLFPDAERAPLEGEFARRIAQVIHTIDNRGVPLALPLDIRGTAFQQQVWQAMRNIPCGETASYQQVAQAIGKPGAVRAVAAACAANKLAIVIPCHRVVRQDGALSGYRWGTERKALLLKRESRNQEG, encoded by the coding sequence ATGAAAAACCCGACTTATATGACCGATGAGGATCGCTGGCAGGCCGTGCTGGCCCGCGATCAGCGTGCTGACGAACAATTTGTCTTTGCCGTCCTGACGACAGGGATCGTATGTCGTCCGTCCTGTCGCGCCCGACACGCGCTGCGTAAAAATGTCCACTTTTACCCCGATGTGCACCATGCTGTTCAGGCAGGGTTTCGGCCGTGCAAGCGCTGCCGACCGGACAAACGCGACCCGCAGGAAGAGAAGCTGGCAAAAGTGGAGCGCGCCTGCCGCCTGCTGGAGCAGGATCCCGCGTTAACGCTGGAAATGCTGGCGCAGCAGGTTGCCATGAGTCCTTTCCATTTTCACCGCCTGTTTAAATCCGTAACCGGGATGACGCCAAAAGCCTGGCAGCAGGCAGCGCGAGGACAGCGCCTGCGCAATGCGCTCGCCCACGGGGATAAAATAACCGATGCCGTGCTGGCGGCAGGGTTCCCGGACAGCAGCAGCTACTATCGTAAAGCCAACGACGCGCTGGGCATGACGGCAAAGCAGTACCGTAAAGGGGATGTCGCAGTGCGCTATGCCATCAGCGAGTGTGCCTTAGGCCGCTGTCTGGTGGGTGAAAGCGAGCGGGGGATCTGCGCAATATTGCTGGGCGATGATGATGCCAAAGTCACCCAGGAGATTTTGTCGCTGTTTCCGGACGCGGAGCGCGCGCCGCTGGAAGGCGAATTTGCCCGACGTATTGCTCAGGTTATCCATACCATCGATAACCGTGGCGTGCCGCTGGCTCTGCCGCTGGATATTCGCGGAACCGCTTTCCAGCAGCAGGTCTGGCAGGCCATGCGCAATATTCCCTGCGGTGAAACAGCCAGCTACCAGCAGGTGGCGCAGGCGATTGGCAAACCTGGCGCGGTACGTGCGGTGGCCGCAGCGTGTGCCGCAAATAAACTGGCGATCGTCATCCCTTGTCATCGTGTTGTACGCCAGGACGGAGCGCTTTCGGGCTATCGCTGGGGGACGGAACGAAAGGCGCTATTATTGAAACGTGAGTCCAGGAATCAGGAGGGATAA
- the apbE gene encoding FAD:protein FMN transferase ApbE: MDMTFLRASVLATFFFLTACDSSTPVAHTDAPAATVLEGKTMGTFWRVSVMNLDKARAEELRGKIQSQLDADDQLLSTYKNDSALMRFNLSTSTSLWPVSEEMADIVTESMRVGYKTHGAMDVTVGPLVNLWGFGPNKQPVTTPDQAAIDDARARTGLQHLTVINQYGQQYLQKDIPDLFVDLSTVGEGYAADHLAALMAQEGIPRYLVSVGGALVSRGMNASGKPWRVAIQKPTDQQNAVQAIVDINGHGISTSGSYRNYYELDGKRISHVIDPQTGRPITHNLVSVTVIAPTALEADAWDTGLMVLGTEKAKEVVRQQGLAVYMITKEADGFKTWSSPQFDSFLVSEKN; encoded by the coding sequence ATGGACATGACTTTTTTACGCGCCAGCGTCCTGGCAACCTTTTTTTTCCTGACCGCATGTGACTCTTCCACGCCTGTGGCACACACCGACGCGCCAGCGGCGACGGTGCTGGAAGGCAAAACGATGGGGACATTCTGGCGCGTCAGCGTAATGAACCTTGATAAAGCACGCGCAGAAGAACTTCGCGGCAAAATTCAGTCTCAGCTGGATGCCGACGATCAGCTGCTATCCACCTACAAAAACGACTCGGCGCTGATGCGCTTTAACCTCTCTACCAGCACGTCCCTGTGGCCGGTGAGCGAGGAGATGGCCGATATCGTGACCGAATCGATGCGCGTGGGCTATAAAACCCACGGTGCGATGGACGTGACCGTGGGGCCGTTAGTTAACCTCTGGGGATTCGGCCCAAATAAGCAGCCGGTGACCACCCCCGATCAGGCGGCCATTGACGACGCCCGCGCCCGGACAGGGCTTCAGCACCTGACGGTGATCAACCAGTACGGGCAGCAGTATCTGCAAAAAGACATCCCCGATCTGTTTGTTGACCTGTCGACAGTCGGGGAAGGTTATGCGGCGGATCATCTGGCCGCACTGATGGCTCAGGAAGGCATCCCGCGTTATCTGGTCTCCGTGGGTGGCGCATTGGTCAGCCGGGGGATGAACGCCAGCGGCAAACCGTGGCGTGTGGCGATTCAAAAACCGACCGACCAGCAAAATGCGGTGCAGGCAATTGTCGATATTAACGGCCATGGCATCAGCACCTCCGGCAGCTACCGTAACTATTACGAGCTCGACGGGAAGCGGATCTCGCATGTCATTGACCCCCAGACCGGGCGACCCATTACGCATAATCTGGTCTCGGTTACGGTGATTGCCCCGACGGCGCTTGAAGCCGATGCCTGGGATACCGGGTTAATGGTGCTCGGTACTGAGAAAGCCAAAGAGGTGGTTCGCCAGCAAGGGCTGGCGGTATATATGATCACCAAAGAGGCCGACGGCTTTAAGACCTGGAGTTCACCGCAGTTCGACAGCTTCCTGGTGAGCGAAAAGAATTAA
- a CDS encoding porin OmpC → MKVKVLSLLVPALLVAGAANAAEIYNKDGNKLDLYGKVDGLHYFSDDDSQDGDQTYMRLGFKGETQVNDQLTGYGQWEYQIQGNSGENENNSWTRVAFAGLKFGDAGSFDYGRNYGVVYDVTSWTDVLPEFGGDTYGSDNFMQQRGNGFATYRNSDFFGLVDGLNFAVQYQGKNGSASGEDQTNNGRTELRQNGDGVGGSITYNLGEGFGIGTAVSSSKRTSSQNDLTYGNGDRAETYTGGLKYDANNIYLAAQYTQTYNATRVGNLGWANKAQNFEVVAQYQFDFGLRPSVAYLQSKGKDLENGYGDQDLLKYVDVGATYYFNKNMSTYVDYKINLLDDKEFTRNAGISTDDIVALGLVYQF, encoded by the coding sequence ATGAAAGTTAAAGTACTGTCCCTCCTGGTACCAGCACTGCTGGTAGCAGGCGCAGCAAATGCGGCTGAAATTTATAACAAAGACGGCAACAAATTAGATCTGTACGGCAAAGTCGATGGTCTGCACTATTTCTCTGATGACGACAGTCAGGATGGCGACCAGACCTACATGCGTCTTGGCTTCAAAGGCGAAACTCAGGTTAACGATCAACTGACCGGTTACGGCCAGTGGGAATACCAGATTCAGGGTAACTCTGGTGAGAACGAAAACAACTCCTGGACTCGTGTGGCGTTCGCCGGTCTGAAATTTGGTGACGCGGGCTCTTTCGACTACGGTCGTAACTACGGTGTTGTTTACGATGTGACTTCCTGGACCGACGTTCTGCCAGAATTTGGCGGCGACACCTACGGTTCTGACAACTTCATGCAGCAGCGTGGTAACGGCTTCGCGACCTACCGTAACAGCGATTTCTTCGGCCTGGTTGATGGCCTGAACTTCGCTGTTCAGTATCAGGGTAAAAACGGTAGCGCAAGCGGTGAAGACCAGACTAACAATGGTCGTACTGAACTGCGTCAGAACGGTGACGGCGTCGGCGGTTCTATCACTTATAACCTGGGCGAAGGCTTCGGTATCGGTACTGCCGTGTCCAGCTCTAAGCGTACCAGCTCCCAGAACGATCTGACTTACGGTAATGGCGACCGCGCTGAAACCTACACCGGCGGTCTGAAATACGACGCTAACAACATCTACCTGGCTGCTCAGTATACTCAGACCTATAACGCGACTCGCGTAGGTAACCTGGGTTGGGCTAACAAAGCGCAGAACTTCGAAGTGGTTGCTCAGTACCAGTTCGACTTCGGCCTGCGTCCATCCGTGGCTTACCTGCAGTCCAAAGGTAAGGATCTGGAAAACGGTTACGGCGATCAGGATCTGCTGAAATATGTTGATGTGGGTGCGACTTACTACTTCAACAAAAACATGTCTACCTATGTGGACTACAAAATCAACCTGCTGGATGACAAAGAGTTCACCCGTAATGCAGGTATCAGCACTGACGATATCGTAGCACTGGGTCTGGTTTACCAGTTCTAA
- the rcsD gene encoding phosphotransferase RcsD — protein sequence MSQTETTAPSKFSLLPGSITRFFLLLIVVLLVTMGVMVQSAVNAWLKDKSYQVVDITHAVHKRIDTWRYATWQIYDNIAAAPATSSGEGLQETRLKQDVYYLEKPQRKTEALIFGSHDSATLEMTQRISTYLDTLWGAETVPWSMYYLNGQDNSMILISTLPLKDLSSGFKETTVGSIVDSRRAEMLQQANALDERESFSSLRRLAWQNGHYFTLRTTFNQPGHLATVVAFDLPINDLIPPDMPLDSFRLEPDSSTQNMRATSDKEAAESVSISFNGSKIEIASSLNSTGMRLVWQVPFGTLLLDTLQNILLPLLLNIGLLALALFGYSTFRFQPGRQSDASTVPAGTSNELRVLRALNEEIISVLPLGVLVHDQEANRTVMSNKIADHLLPHLNLQNITTMADQHQGVIQATINNELYEIRQFRSQVASRTQIFIIRDQDREVLVNKKLKQAQRLYEKNQQGRAAFMQNIGDAFKQPLRTLATQAAALSTPESQQLASQADSLVRMVDEIQLANMLENDFWKGTPTLFSIQDLIDEVVPEVLPVIKRKGLQLLINNHLPANDERHGDREALRRILLMIIQYAVTTTQIGKITLEVNTDESAEDRLTFRILDTGEGVTTSEIDNLHFPFLNDTQSDRYGKANALTFWLCDQLARKLGGHLNIKARESLGTRYSLHVKMAANPQEEDEERLLDDVVVMVDVTSNEIRNIVVRLLENWGAACITPDERLSSQEFDLFLTDNPSNLTASGLLLSDDEPGVRKIGPGQLRVNFNISNAMQEAVLQLIEEQLAQEEIAESPLGGNENAELHASGYYSLFVDTVPDDVKRLYTESAANDFAALAQTAHRLKGVFAMLNLVPGKQLCETLEHLIREKDASGIEKYISDIDAYVKSLL from the coding sequence ATGAGTCAGACTGAAACTACCGCCCCGAGCAAATTCTCCCTTCTCCCCGGGAGCATCACCCGTTTCTTTCTTCTTTTGATCGTTGTGCTGTTGGTCACGATGGGGGTTATGGTTCAGAGCGCGGTGAACGCCTGGCTGAAGGATAAGAGCTATCAGGTCGTTGATATCACGCATGCCGTGCACAAGCGCATTGACACCTGGCGCTACGCCACCTGGCAGATTTACGACAATATCGCGGCCGCCCCGGCGACGTCCTCAGGCGAAGGGCTGCAGGAAACGCGCCTGAAGCAGGACGTTTACTACCTGGAAAAGCCGCAGCGCAAAACGGAAGCGCTTATTTTCGGCTCGCACGACAGCGCGACGCTTGAGATGACGCAGCGCATTTCAACCTATCTCGATACCCTCTGGGGTGCCGAGACGGTGCCATGGTCGATGTACTATCTGAACGGTCAGGATAACAGCATGATCCTGATTTCGACCCTGCCGCTTAAAGATCTCTCCTCGGGTTTTAAAGAGACGACCGTGGGCAGCATTGTCGATTCCCGCCGGGCAGAAATGCTGCAGCAGGCGAACGCCCTTGATGAACGCGAAAGTTTCTCTTCCCTGCGCCGTCTGGCCTGGCAAAATGGCCATTACTTTACCCTGCGCACCACCTTTAACCAGCCAGGACATCTGGCGACGGTTGTGGCGTTCGATCTGCCAATTAACGATCTGATCCCGCCGGATATGCCGCTCGACAGCTTCCGCCTGGAGCCGGACAGCAGTACCCAGAACATGCGTGCTACCTCGGATAAAGAGGCCGCAGAAAGCGTTTCTATCTCCTTTAACGGCTCGAAGATTGAAATTGCCTCTTCGCTAAACTCAACCGGTATGCGCCTGGTGTGGCAGGTGCCGTTTGGCACGCTGCTGCTCGACACCCTGCAAAATATCCTGTTACCGCTGCTGCTGAATATTGGGCTACTGGCGCTGGCGCTGTTTGGCTACAGTACGTTCCGTTTCCAGCCTGGGCGTCAGAGCGATGCCTCAACGGTCCCGGCCGGAACCAGTAATGAGTTGCGCGTATTACGCGCCCTGAATGAAGAAATCATCTCAGTACTGCCGCTGGGTGTGCTGGTTCACGACCAGGAAGCCAACCGCACGGTGATGAGCAATAAAATTGCCGACCATCTGCTGCCGCATCTTAACCTGCAGAACATCACCACCATGGCGGATCAGCATCAGGGGGTGATTCAGGCCACTATCAATAATGAACTGTACGAGATCCGTCAGTTCCGCAGCCAGGTCGCCTCCCGCACGCAGATCTTCATTATTCGCGATCAGGATCGCGAAGTGCTGGTGAACAAAAAACTGAAGCAGGCGCAAAGACTGTATGAGAAAAATCAGCAGGGTCGCGCCGCGTTTATGCAAAATATTGGTGATGCCTTCAAACAGCCATTAAGAACGCTGGCGACGCAGGCGGCGGCGTTGAGCACGCCTGAAAGTCAACAGCTGGCAAGCCAGGCGGATTCGCTGGTGCGGATGGTGGATGAGATCCAGCTCGCGAACATGCTTGAGAACGACTTCTGGAAAGGCACGCCGACCCTCTTCTCGATTCAGGATCTGATTGACGAAGTGGTGCCGGAAGTTCTGCCGGTGATTAAGCGCAAAGGTCTGCAACTGCTGATCAACAACCACCTGCCGGCCAACGACGAACGTCACGGCGATCGTGAGGCGCTGCGTCGAATTCTGCTGATGATTATTCAGTACGCCGTCACCACCACGCAAATTGGCAAAATTACGCTTGAGGTCAATACCGACGAGTCCGCGGAGGATCGTCTGACGTTCCGTATCCTCGATACCGGTGAAGGCGTTACAACCAGTGAGATTGATAATCTGCACTTCCCGTTCCTGAACGATACCCAAAGCGATCGCTACGGTAAGGCCAATGCCCTGACCTTCTGGCTGTGCGATCAGCTGGCGCGTAAGCTTGGCGGCCATCTGAACATTAAAGCCCGTGAATCGCTTGGCACCCGTTATTCGCTGCACGTAAAAATGGCCGCCAATCCTCAGGAAGAAGATGAAGAACGCCTGCTGGACGATGTGGTTGTGATGGTGGATGTGACCTCGAACGAGATCCGCAATATCGTGGTACGCCTGCTGGAAAACTGGGGTGCGGCCTGCATCACGCCGGATGAAAGACTCTCAAGTCAAGAATTTGATCTGTTTTTAACTGATAATCCGTCTAATCTTACTGCCTCCGGCTTGCTTTTAAGCGATGATGAGCCAGGCGTGCGAAAAATCGGCCCAGGCCAGCTGCGCGTCAACTTTAATATAAGCAATGCGATGCAGGAAGCTGTACTACAACTAATAGAAGAGCAACTGGCGCAGGAAGAGATAGCGGAATCCCCGTTAGGCGGCAATGAAAATGCCGAGCTTCACGCCAGCGGATATTATTCACTCTTTGTTGATACAGTACCAGATGATGTTAAGCGGTTGTATACTGAGTCCGCTGCGAATGATTTTGCAGCGCTGGCGCAGACAGCACACCGGCTTAAAGGGGTGTTTGCCATGCTTAATCTGGTTCCCGGCAAGCAGTTATGTGAAACGCTGGAACATCTAATTCGTGAGAAAGATGCCTCTGGCATTGAAAAATACATCAGCGACATTGACGCCTACGTCAAAAGCTTGCTGTAG
- the rcsB gene encoding response regulator transcription factor RcsB, with the protein MNNMNVIIADDHPIVLFGIRKSLEQIEWVNVVGEFEDSTALINNLPKLDAHVLITDLSMPGDKYGDGITLIKYIKRHFPDISIIVLTMNNNPAILSAVLDLDIEGIVLKQGAPTDLPKALAALQKGKKFTPESVSRLLEKISAGGYGDKRLSPKESEVLRLFAEGFLVTEIAKKLNRSIKTISSQKKSAMMKLGVDNDIALLNYLSSVTLSATDKD; encoded by the coding sequence ATGAACAATATGAACGTAATTATTGCCGATGACCATCCGATTGTACTGTTCGGTATTCGCAAATCACTTGAACAGATCGAGTGGGTGAATGTAGTCGGTGAATTTGAAGACTCTACAGCACTGATCAATAACCTCCCAAAACTTGATGCACACGTGCTCATTACCGATCTCTCCATGCCTGGAGACAAATACGGTGATGGGATCACGCTCATCAAATATATTAAACGTCACTTCCCGGACATCTCGATCATTGTTCTGACCATGAATAACAACCCGGCGATTCTGAGCGCCGTGCTGGATCTGGATATCGAAGGGATTGTACTGAAACAGGGCGCACCAACTGACCTGCCTAAAGCGCTGGCTGCGCTGCAGAAAGGCAAAAAGTTCACCCCTGAGAGCGTCTCTCGTCTGCTGGAAAAAATCAGTGCAGGTGGCTACGGTGACAAACGCCTGTCGCCAAAAGAGAGCGAAGTTCTGCGTCTTTTCGCTGAAGGTTTCCTCGTGACCGAGATTGCCAAGAAGCTGAACCGCAGTATTAAAACCATCAGTAGCCAGAAGAAATCAGCCATGATGAAACTGGGCGTGGACAACGATATCGCGCTACTGAACTATCTCTCCTCCGTGACGCTGAGCGCAACGGATAAGGATTGA